Proteins from one Setaria italica strain Yugu1 chromosome V, Setaria_italica_v2.0, whole genome shotgun sequence genomic window:
- the LOC101781113 gene encoding germin-like protein 1-3: MAKLAATSLLAVVLLALAAPSLAGDPDMLQDICVADYKSLQGPLRLNGFPCKRPENVTADDFFSGLLANPGNTGNAVGSAVTAANVEKLPGLNTLGVSMARIDFAPWGINPPHTHPRATEIIFVLQGSLDVGFVTTANKLYARTVCRGEAFVFPRGLVHYQRNNGNTPAAVISAFNSQLPGTQSVAETLFGASPAVSTDVLARTFQIDGGLVEGIKSKFPPK, encoded by the exons ATGGCCAAGCTCGCCGCCACTtccctcctcgccgtcgtcctgcTTGCGCTCGCCGCCCCCTCACTCGCCGGCGACCCCGACATGCTCCAGGACATCTGTGTCGCCGACTACAAATCCCTCCAGGGCC CACTGAGGCTGAACGGGTTCCCGTGCAAGAGGCCGGAGAACGTGACGGCGGACGACTTCTTCTCCGGCCTGCTGGCGAACCCCGGCAACACGGGCAACGCGGTGGGTTcagcggtgacggcggcgaacGTGGAGAAGCTCCCGGGGCTCAACACCCTGGGCGTGTCCATGGCGCGCATCGACTTCGCCCCGTGGGGCATCAACCCGCCGCACACGCACCCGCGCGCCACCGAGATCATCTTCGTCCTCCAGGGATCCCTCGACGTCGGGTTCGTCACCACCGCCAACAAGCTCTACGCCCGCACCGTCTGCAGGGGCGAGGCCTTCGTCTTCCCGCGCGGCCTCGTGCACTACCAGAGGAACAACGGAAACACCCCGGCCGCGGTCATATCGGCGTTCAACAGCCAGCTGCCGGGCACGCAGTCCGTCGCCGAGACGCTCTTCGGCGCCTCGCCGGCGGTGTCCACCGACGTCCTGGCCAGAACGTTCCAGATCGACGGCGGCCTCGTGGAGGGCATCAAGTCCAAGTTCCCGCCAAAgtag
- the LOC101781510 gene encoding putative germin-like protein 3-2, which translates to MAHKLPSTLIAAFAVLLALAAPLVVVAGDPDMLQDICVADYHSLKGPLRLNGFPCKRAENVTAHDFSSGLLAKPGNTTDNAAGSAVTAANVEMVPGLNTLGVSMARIDFAPWGVNPPHTHPRATEIIFVLRGSLHVGFITTANVLFARTLRRGEVFVFPRGLVHFQRNNGRTPAAVVSAFNSQLPGTQALAATLFGASPPVPDDVLARAFQIDAGLVEAIKARFPPM; encoded by the exons ATGGCGCACAAGCTCCCGTCCACTCTCAtcgccgccttcgccgtccTCCTGGCCCTCGCGGCGCCgctggtcgtcgtcgccggggaCCCCGACATGCTCCAGGACATCTGCGTCGCCGACTACCATTCCCTCAAGGGCC CACTGAGGCTGAACGGGTTCCCGTGCAAGAGGGCGGAGAACGTGACGGCGCACGACTTCTCCTCCGGCCTGCTGGCGAAGCCCGGCAACACCACCGACAacgcggcggggtcggcggtgacggcggcgaacGTGGAGATGGTCCCGGGGCTCAACACCCTGGGCGTGTCCATGGCGCGCATCGACTTCGCGCCGTGGGGCGTCAACCCGCCGCACACCCACCCGCGCGCCACCGAGATCATCTTCGTGCTCCGCGGCTCCCTCCACGTCGGCTTCATCACCACCGCCAACGTCCTCTTCGCACGCACCCTCCGCAGGGGCGAGGTCTTCGTCTTCCCCCGTGGCCTCGTCCACTTCCAGAGGAACAACGGAcgcacccccgccgccgtcgtctcgGCCTTCAACAGCCAGCTGCCGGGCACGCAGGCCCTCGCCGCGACGCTCTTcggcgcctcgccgccggtgccggacgATGTGCTGGCAAGGGCGTTCCAGATCGACGCCGGCCTCGTCGAGGCCATCAAGGCCAGGTTCCCACCCATGTAG